CCACCTGTCCACGTGGTGCCCTCCACAAGTGCGGCCACGCTGGGCAGCCAGCCTATGTCATGAGTAGTGCATCTCCCACTGTTCTCAGCTCAGCCTGGCAAAGCTGCCTGGCTTAGGCAGGACATTGGGAGCTCTAAGCCCAGACCGGGGGCACAGGGCTGTTGGGGTCACCTGTGGAGACCTTGGGCTGGTGTCTCATGCCAGGTGCAAGACCTTGGAAAAGGGGGGGCACCACTCAGGGCCTGCTCTCTGCTATTCCCACAGGTACCTGTGCAGACTGTACTGGTGGTGCTGGCTCTGGCAGCGGTGCCCATCCTGCTCCTGGGAACACCTCTCTACTTGTACTGCCGACAGCACTCACGGAGGATGGGCCACCCTGCGGTAAGGATGAGGCCAGGGGGGCGCTTGGTTTGGGCTGGGGGATGCAGCAGGGTCTCACCTTAGATCCTGTCTCTGCACAGCCAGTGACCAGGGGGGAGCAGGAGCCACTGCTGGAGGGGCAGGAGGCTGGCAACTCCGTCAATGCCACCAAGGAGGATGTGGAGAGTGGGGCACATGTTCACGATGCCGAGGTGAGGGCTCCAGCGAATGGACAGGTGCCTGAACCTGGCACGGTCAGGGTGGGTGGCAGAGCCGGAGGAGCCATGCCCCCCCCGACATCTCACGtcccctctgcctctgcagcactTCGAGTTCTCTGAGGTCTTCATGCACCAGGCGATCCACACCATTGAGTACTGCCTGGGCTGCATCTCCAACACTGCGTCCTACCTGCGGCTCTGGGCCCTCAGCTTGGCGCACGCGCGTGAGTCCCCCCATGCCCTGCAAGCTCATCTCTGCGCACTCTGGGGCTCCTTGCCCAGCACCCCAGGGCTGGGGAGAGCCTCACCTGGACAGGTGCCCATCCCACAGAGCTGTCAGAGGTCCTCTGGACCATGGTGATGCGCAACGGGTTTGTACGGCTGAACTATGTCGGTGGTGTTGTGCTGGTGCCCGTCTTCGCCTTCTTTGCTGTGCTCACCGTGGCCATCCTGCTGGTGATGGAGGGGCTCTCAGCCTTCCTGCATGCCCTGCGGCTGCACTGGTAAGTCCCTGgtggaggcactgggagggaggACAGGCACAGCGATGTCCCCCCACTAGCTCTGACTGTCCCCTCTCCTCGGCAGGGTGGAGTTTCAGAACAAGTTCTACGTGGGTGCTGGGTACAAGCTGTGCCCCTTTGCCTTCACACCTGACGTCTGGGAGTAGGGCTGCCGTGCCATGCCACCCTGTTGTGCTGCCTTCGTGCCTTTTGCAAGGATGCTGTTGCTGGTCCTGCCTGGCCACTATTTCCCAGAGCCCTCCCCTCTGGCCCAGAGCAGtttatcttttttctcccccttctcttttATGATGGCGAACAAGGGAGCGGGGTCCTGGTGGAGTGGTGAGGAAGCCAGAGGTGCTGCACTATCCCTGGCACCCAGATGCCCTCCTCACCGTGTCCTCAGGATGGAAACAGGGGGCTCAGAGCATCGGCAAACAGTGCTGGAAAACCAAGTTCCCTGCTGACATTGCCCTTTCGCTCCCATCctacctgctgcctttgccccggGGTGGCAGGGAGGGTACCCAAGGATCCTGTGCAGGGGGGTCCGTGCTGGCTCCCCAGGCACAATGGGGCAGGGCTGcatccccagcaccccccagggTAGTGTGCTGGGGGGGCACTGAGGGGCTGGATGCAGGATGTGTCCAGTGATGCTTGTgccctcttctgctcttctggcccGGGCAGCCTCCCCGTGCCCTGGGAGACTTTCCTCGGGCAGCAAATAAAAGCCATCCAAGCAGTACTGTTCCCTGACTGCTCTCAGCCCAGTGCTTAGGGTCTGGGGGGGCACATGAGCACCCAGCCTGCAGGTTTCCATCCCCAGCACACTGTCCCTCTTCCACTCGCTTCAGCAGCGCTCAGCGGAGGATGAGGGTCATCATGGGGCATGGCCTGTCCTGTCTGCCCCTACGCTGATGAGAGGGGTGGGGGGCATGGACCTGGAGGGAGGCGTGTGACCCTGGCAGGACAGGGGCCAATGCCTGGCACTGCCTCACTGCTGGCTGTAGCCAAAGGCGGGTGACGGTCCAGTCCCGTAGACATTAAGCGTGTGGAAGCTGGCTGCCCGCAGGGTGGGAAGGGGGTAGGGCATGGCGCGGGGCTTGGCTCCCATGTACACACTGTGGTAGGTGAGGGGCTGGTAGGGAGGCACAGGCAACTCTGGGAAGCCGGGGGCACTTGCTGCTGGGACAAGAGCTGGCTGGTGGAGCGGGGCCGGCTCGCGGGGCACGTCTGGCATCAGGTCCCCACTGCACCGACGGGTCCTGGGAGCCCCTGGAGGTGGGAAGAGAAAAGTAGAGTGGGGTCAGCACAGCCCAGGGGCTTGTGGGGGACCAGCCTGAGCCCCCATCCCAAGCATCACTacctttctcctgcttttcctttGGCTGGGAGGAGAGCGCTGCCCCCCGCGTCCGTGACAGTGCACCCAGCAgggaccccgccgccgccccagaCCTGCACAAGATAAGCGGGCTCAGGGTGGCAAGCAGGTGGTACCGAGCCCCTCATTGCAGCGGTATGGCAGGGGACAGTTACCAGGCCTCGGGCTCGCAATCCCGGAAGCCCTTGGCAAAGGGGTTGCTGGCGATCTTCAGCTGCGTGATctgcagagggaggaggaggagtgctgTCAAGGGGTGCCCCACTGTGGGTGGCCTGCTGGCCAGGTGCCCCAGGTCCCTCTGTGAGGCTCACCCGGTGGTTTTGGTAGGCTGTCACTGCCATGAACTGAGTCTCAGGGAAGCTGAAGGACTTGAAGTTCTCGTGGGCAAAGCGCTCGCTGTCCCGCCGGGGGTCCACGAAGACCACATGGAAGCGGGGCTGGTACCGGTGCATGGAGTTGAGGATGATCTGGGCAGAGCGGGGAGAGATGAGATGGGCACCCGTTTGCCGCATCTTCCCCCTTGGCCCTTCCTCTCCACCATGGAGCCACTCTCTGGAGCTGGGcttcctctcctgcccctgccctggcacacgccccctccccccaccttaGGTTATGGGGTCTCACGTGGCCATTGTCGTCCAGGAGGTTGTTGGTGAGCTTGAGTTTGTCAAAGGAGACGATCTGCCGCATCCACTGGGCCCCCTTGGCAGGTGAGTCCGGGTGGAAGTGGACGCGGCCAGGTGCCACGGGGTCGGCCCGTCCTGCCACCAGCCAGGAGGAGCTGTGGAAGGCGTATCTGTGGGGATGGTGGTGGCTGAGCACCGGCAGGGATTTGGCCACCTTGCATGGAGCTGGGTCCTGCAGTGAGCTCTGGCCACTCAGTCCAGCCCTGCGGGGAGCCcgcagcagggctgtgggtgaGCATGGACCCCTCTCAGCCATCAACAGCAGCCAGGGACCCTGccaggcccagcaccaccacccaTCCATCTGTTCTGGCCCCAGGTGCCCTGGTCCTCACCTGTATCTCTTGTCATCCAGTGGGATGAAATCCATGAGCAGGACGTAATCGGCCAGCGGGTCCAGCCCTGAGAGTTTCACCTGGAAGGTGGGGAACATCCTCCTGCGGGGAGGGAGAAGTTGGGGGCAAGGGTTGCCCCCAGGTGCCAAGGACCCAGGatcctctgctgcctctgcacCTGCACCTACCTCCCCGCCTTGGTGACGATCATCTCTGTGCCCAGGCGATTGAACTCCTCCCAGAGGCTGCCCATCTCCAGCTGCACTGCCACGTGGCACACGCGCTGGTTCTTCGTGCCAGCTCCTGGCCCCTCAGCCCCCAGTCTGGTGCCTCCTGTGGGTGGCCCCAGCAGGCAGGGCCTTCCTGTGGCACCTGCCCACTCGGGGCTGGCAGGGAAGGGACTTCCCTCACCTGTCAGCATGCTCAGGCCAGCTGCAAGGAAGGCTGTGGAGGACCGAGGGGGTGTTTCACTGCTGCCCTAGGCCCACCACTCTGCCTCTTGTTGCCAGGTTGGGGTCCCTGGTCCCTCACAGTCCCTAGAGCACTCCCATCGTCATAAGGCTGGCCACTCACAGCAGGGCAGGTCCCTGCTCTTACGTCCC
This window of the Dromaius novaehollandiae isolate bDroNov1 chromosome 5, bDroNov1.hap1, whole genome shotgun sequence genome carries:
- the TBX10 gene encoding LOW QUALITY PROTEIN: T-box transcription factor TBX10 (The sequence of the model RefSeq protein was modified relative to this genomic sequence to represent the inferred CDS: substituted 1 base at 1 genomic stop codon) encodes the protein MLTGEGSPFPASPEWAGATGRPCLLGPPTGGTRLGAEGPGAGTKNQRVCHVAVQLEMGSLWEEFNRLGTEMIVTKAGRRMFPTFQVKLSGLDPLADYVLLMDFIPLDDKRYRYAFHSSSWLVAGRADPVAPGRVHFHPDSPAKGAQWMRQIVSFDKLKLTNNLLDDNGHIILNSMHRYQPRFHVVFVDPRRDSERFAHENFKSFSFPETQFMAVTAYQNHRITQLKIASNPFAKGFRDCEPEAWXLSPAIPLQ